Genomic segment of Salvia hispanica cultivar TCC Black 2014 chromosome 2, UniMelb_Shisp_WGS_1.0, whole genome shotgun sequence:
CATTCTCCTGATCTCTTTGGTTTCCGGTATCTCATCAGGTAAGTGTTTTGCAACGCCCGTTAGCAGTGAATGAATCAGAGGAGCGCCTTCTTTTAGCACAATGCCTGAAGCTTCAGCTAAAAGGGAATCAAAAGCAATGGCTTGCCCCGCCTGAATACAGAACCTAACCATCGTATCCATATCGACTATCTGCTTGATATTTGCTTCAGTTTCCATCCTATCACCAGAGTGCATACTCCCTGCAACTGCCTCCAGATTCTCACGATTTGCACGCAATGTTGTGTCAATGCAGTTCAGGAGAGCTGCTGTGTGCTCTTTTAGCATCCGATCTAAACGGTCAACTCCGTAGCTCCCAAAAGTTCGAACAAAGGCTTTCAGTTCCATGAGGTCAGTTACTGACTCGGCAAAGTATCCACCAACTGGCCGTGTGCTCTTGAAGCATCGATGAAGAGGTGCAAAGAGGATTCCCGCACCAGCCACATCCTTAACAATGTTTTCGATGTACCAATTGCATACAGCTTCAGTAGCTGAGCCTGTTTGTTGTTCAGCAGATTTTTCAAACAACTGTAGAGAAGAAACAGGACCCGAGTAGGTCTCTGCCAGGAGAATTTCACGAATGCCATTGGTGAGGTCCATGCTTACGTGTTGCTCTGCGAGATGAACTATGGAAGTGTGTCTACGGATTAGTGACTCCAAGACGGAAGGTCTCTGAAGATCAGAATCAGTTTTAAGGACCGTGAGCAATCTCCTTTTGAAATTCCCTAGGATGCATTCTCTCATATACTGCATCACAAAGAGAAACGAATTGAGAATGAAGGGAGTCGGgtataataatctaaaaattatAACCAATGAGCAACTTATACAACCGAAACGGGGCACTTACCTCTCTCAGAACAAAAACATGGTTTAATACACATATAGGCTCCATGTCATTCAGGACAGAACATAGATTTGTCAACCTCTGCATTGCAGCTTCTAACCTGTCACCAAAacagaaatttgaaattcgcCAACTAGAAGGTTAACAAGAAGAAATCATAGGAGACTCACATTTTGATGGAGCTATTATTTTCTGGATAGCTCTCATAGCCAGGCAAATGAAAACCATACGAAGCTTTTGGGGACTTCACTGAAGGAATAGATACTCTGGATGTCAAGTTCATGAGATTCGCTGCTTGGTCTGGGAGAAGCTGAAACTTATACAGAATTAATACAAGAAGAACAATGTGCTAAAATAATGGTTCATAACTCAGAAGCAAACAGAGAAGAAGTAGCAACCTGCATCTCCAGGGAACCAAATCCTCCATCCGAGTCAAGAATATTTATCAAACCTTCCAATCCTCCCATTATAGATTCAATTAGGGACTCAACATATAGAACTGCGTCGCGGCCTATTTTAGTCACCTATATTTAAAAGAGTTAAGTTATGGATTCTGAAGGGTGTTCTTGCACTAAGAAAACTGTAAGAAAATAACAACACTTGATGACTTCGACTTGAAGTAATGTGAGGCGTTGAGTTTTGAAGATACCTCCTCTGGAACAATTGGAGAGGCACATTCTGGAAAACTGCTAGCAACACCGAGCCAAGCACAGCAATGCTGGGGACGGCCCTCAGGCCCAAACATGGTGTTGCGGAAAACCTACAGTACCAGTTGAGCCATGTCAGTATTATACTATATGTATTCCATCTCACATCGGTTATGTGACAGAGTCTAGCTCAGTCTCTTGTACTATATAAATTCTGTACACTGCAACTTACAGTTGTAAGATGCTGATGGTTGAAGTAAAGTTTTTTCAgacccccaaattttgataattgagCTTCTAGCTCATCCACACATCTGCATACGTGCAAAATGTgtcaattttttaatgcaCAACCTTGAAATTCTATACTTATGTATGAAGAAACTGCAGAATCAAACTAAGAAGTTGCCAGCACAACtacgaaaaaattgtttaaattataaagaGATCAAACTGCGTGTACAATAATCTTTCAGGAGAAGTTTGGCTAAATTGAGAACCTGGACCAATTGTATGCGGCATTGCCTTCTGACAGTAACCCTTCTTTGCCGGTGGATACAGTAGCTTTCTCTAAATGTCTAATGTTGATTGATGAACGCGCAGAAGTGACAATCATCAAAACGGTTAACCAATCTTTGCGCAAGTCCTGAATGTCAGAAAACAACCAGTAACTAGATGATGTAGGAGAAGTGGTGAAGTAACAGTATCCTAGAACTGAACTCGAGAAAAATGTAGGTTGATACACTGTGCAACACAGACTAAACAGCTTACCGATAAATCACATGAGATTGCGGAAATATTTTCTCCCTGGGGTTTTGGTATGTTCTCTAGATGCAGAACAATCCTTTGGAAAAGTCCCTTTAGAGTAGCATCCAGGTCAAGTGCCACCATTCCAGGAGTGCCAAGCAGGAAACGGATTCTACCAGCACAGGATGATAGGTATGATAAGGCATAGCCTCTAATGgctgagagaaaataaagttctAGGTTTCAGtaataactcaaataaaaaagatattcAGATTATGCCATTTGTTTTCCAGCAACCATTGTTAGCATTGACAAACTATTCCTGCGATACATGTTTTAGGTCTCAGGAGGGCTTGGGAAAGTTACAAGCCTACAATCTAAGGCTAAGTTGAAGGTATAATCAGGCCCATCAGAATCCATACACTCTAAAAATTTCatgtataaatattcaatggGGTAGGTCACAGCAGACACGGACAAAGACTTCCCTGGCAAGGAACCTAACCTGCAATATATTTGCGGACCAGACAGCAAAGCTGGTCCATCCCATCCAATAAGAAACCAATGGTTGGGTCATTTGGATCCTGCAATTGTAAAGCAGGTGACAAAGTTGAAGCGTTTAGGTACAGAGCAATTACCATAAAACGAGAAAGATAaagttattatatttcaatacaaaaaacagatcaaataaagaactatccaatgataaaaaatactacaattCAAAGATACTTCTCTTACATTTTCTACTGACACAACTCGAGCTGTTTTGGATTTAGAAGATGCTACTCCGACATGCTGAAAGTACCATAGAACCTCACTCTGTGCAAAAGCTAAGGCAGAAAAAACCATCTGCACAACCAGCAGCAGATAGAGCTTAATATATACCATCAATCCACTGCCCTCTAACGTAAtgtaaatgaattaattgctCCTTTCTTTTTCTGATCCTTAGGAAGAAtggggaaaaagaaaattcatattgCCATAAACATGGGCACCTGGATATTAGGAGCCAATAAACTGGGTTGGTCAGTGAAAAACAGGACCATCCTTCCAATTTCCTGCTTCAACATTATTCTCCTTTCATGGTGTATGGAATCACAGGAGTAAAGGGCTTGCTCATGTACCTCACTGGCACAGTCAAAAACCACATCAAAAGGTAATTTGAAGAGCTATAAGTCACAATGTATAAAAGATccaaacaataaaattgagatgaaCTTGTGTCCAAACAAGAAAATTGTCCATGCTGAAAATGTATTGAAGCTACGTGTAGAAGTTTTTAAATACAAGTAGTTGCCATTTGCCAGCACATATTTATGCGTGTTATATGCAGATTTTCCAGCAATATGGGATATAGACTGGATCCTGGAGATGCAATTTTGgcattttttataatctttaTATGCAAAGAATCACATTTTGCTTCTTCCCAAATAGGTAGATCCAACGAGTTAAATAAGAAAGTCTGCATGTAATACCTGATCATTTTCTCTACCTGCTTTGCAACACTATATTCTAGATCTGCTTCTTTTTGCTTTGTTCGTCCGGACTTTGCCATCCTTTTCGATTCCAAAATTCGTGGTAAAACATATAACTGATAGTCCTCATGCAATAATATATACTGccacaaacaaaacaaaatggtTAGGGAAGCTGTTCTTACTAATCCTAAAGAAAGAAAGCAGTCACGATTGCCAAgtataagatttaaaatagATGACAAGATTCAAAATATCCCAGTCCcgccatgaatagtgaagaacAAAAAACTTTACCATTTATTAAAGGGGAAGattggtatttttttatgtagcTGGTCATGGGAGGTGCAGAGAAATCCAGTTGTAAAATCCTCTTCACCACATTACCAGCAAATTATTGTTGGCGTGCAATACTTGCATTgcttaaatttttattataattagcATCTCAAAcccaattttataattacttttaccaaaaaagtCTCGTTACCAACACAGGATAGAACTAGCCACCGTAAGGCAAACCTTTAAGTGTCAGGCATAAGCAGGTTCGCAGCAAGAGATATAGAAATTATAGAACATTTAGTTCATTAGGAATGTCTAATGGAAAGAGGTTTGAAGGACTAGCAATGCTAAATGTAAGAAAGATAAGACTTACTTCATCCCTGAATAGTGTAAGAACTAAGTTTTCCTTCAGCACAACCTGATATGATAATTAGAAACAACATGAAGGACTTTAGCTATAAATAGAGGACTGTATACAGTAAATCAAAGTATGGTAATTATACCATGCAACCAAAATATAATGGAGAACATAATAGTAACATTTTAAAGCTAAGAAAGGGGGGGTGGAAACATAGTGTACCAAAGCAATGTCAATGCTGGTCACTCTAAGAAGCTCATCTGGACAAACCAAATATCCAAAGAGCACCCACTCACGATATGAAGTAACATTTGCAAGGTCCTGAGCTCTCTGCGTTTATTGTAAAAGACCTAAAGAATCAGTTGTGTTTATTTAATAGCTTTCTTTGTAGAAATGATTCGTTGATTCCATGTTAAGTCATTCTGCAACCTTTTGGAACATGCAATAATGGATCAGCTTAAAAAAGATGGTTTGTTACCATAGGATGTGCAGAGTTCGTAAGTATGTCAGGGTATCTAGGATGAAATGGGCTTAGAAAACCCTCATTCCGCAGCTTCCGTGTATCTGTAGATAAAAAGATAATTGGGCCCACAGCCTCCAAAACCTGATATAAGAATTACGGAATCAAAAACAGCACAATCAAACTCTTTATTACTGAAAGTGCCATGAAGATAATTAATAAACATTCCTTGAAGAGCTAAGAAAGGATCTAAGGGTGAAATTTAATCTTCAAAGGAAGAAATGTAGGCTGAGAAAGAGAATATAACCTCTCCAATCCTAGGACTGACAAAATTAAGATCTTCATGTAACCCCTTAAATGGTGGATCATAAGAATCAACAAATTGAATTAATCTGgaagtgaaaaaaaaggaaaagaagattAGCAGAGTTATAATATGCAAAATCTGGCTTTTAAGAAAGAAAACAGGTTGACAGTTTGTAAGACCTTTTATAAGAAGCTGAAGTTTATGTAGTAGGATTAATCATACATCATCTACAATAGCATATTTCTTCATAAAGAATATGTTATCAAAAATCTAGAGGTGGTAAaacacataaatcatgtcaggAAGCCCACCCCAAAAAATCGTATATTAGATCAGAAGTTATCTCACCTATGGTAAAAGTCACAATCACGATCATTCCGAGCCATGGAGTACAAAAGATTGTATGTTTGCAGCATCATTTTCCTTGGTATCTGTAGtgaaaatcatttttcatgtAAGAGataaaatcaacttaattttCAGCTGAAAATATGAAAGGAAACTGATCACTATGCCTTCCCACAGACTTGCCTTCTCAGAAAATAGATTAACACGAACAAACGAGCAAAAGAGATCCATAAAAGCATGTAGTATGAGAGAGTTTTGGTGTGGCTGCAAGGAAAGTGGgcaaacaattaaaaaatatttattggtaATAATACAgtgtcaacaataataatttttggaGAACTAAGAAACTAATACTGTTTCCATTCCATACCAGCAACGTAATCACAGTACTGCTTAGGTCCAGAATAAGCCGCAAAGATTGTTCTCGGAATGCCATCAGGTCAAGAAGTAGCTGGTccagaaaatggaaataaccATGAAATAAGTAATGTGCAGTAAGTTGA
This window contains:
- the LOC125207150 gene encoding protein NAP1-like, which produces MAKSRPNFPAQDVLSAGQGSVRSREWEGPTRWTEYLGPDVAARSNGGAEGATSQSASSSSQKGLNMQWVYQLTHVAEGLMAKMYRLNQILDYPDLVNHAYSEAFWKAGLFPNQPKICILLEKKFPEHHSKLQLERVDKLALDAMNDSAEVHLQSMEPWIQLLLDLMAFREQSLRLILDLSSTVITLLPHQNSLILHAFMDLFCSFVRVNLFSEKIPRKMMLQTYNLLYSMARNDRDCDFYHRLIQFVDSYDPPFKGLHEDLNFVSPRIGEVLEAVGPIIFLSTDTRKLRNEGFLSPFHPRYPDILTNSAHPMRAQDLANVTSYREWVLFGYLVCPDELLRVTSIDIALVVLKENLVLTLFRDEYILLHEDYQLYVLPRILESKRMAKSGRTKQKEADLEYSVAKQVEKMISEVHEQALYSCDSIHHERRIMLKQEIGRMVLFFTDQPSLLAPNIQMVFSALAFAQSEVLWYFQHVGVASSKSKTARVVSVENDPNDPTIGFLLDGMDQLCCLVRKYIAAIRGYALSYLSSCAGRIRFLLGTPGMVALDLDATLKGLFQRIVLHLENIPKPQGENISAISCDLSDLRKDWLTVLMIVTSARSSINIRHLEKATVSTGKEGLLSEGNAAYNWSRCVDELEAQLSKFGGLKKLYFNHQHLTTVFRNTMFGPEGRPQHCCAWLGVASSFPECASPIVPEEVTKIGRDAVLYVESLIESIMGGLEGLINILDSDGGFGSLEMQLLPDQAANLMNLTSRVSIPSVKSPKASYGFHLPGYESYPENNSSIKMLEAAMQRLTNLCSVLNDMEPICVLNHVFVLREYMRECILGNFKRRLLTVLKTDSDLQRPSVLESLIRRHTSIVHLAEQHVSMDLTNGIREILLAETYSGPVSSLQLFEKSAEQQTGSATEAVCNWYIENIVKDVAGAGILFAPLHRCFKSTRPVGGYFAESVTDLMELKAFVRTFGSYGVDRLDRMLKEHTAALLNCIDTTLRANRENLEAVAGSMHSGDRMETEANIKQIVDMDTMVRFCIQAGQAIAFDSLLAEASGIVLKEGAPLIHSLLTGVAKHLPDEIPETKEIRRMRRVANSVNVFGDHDFAWIRLILEEVGGATDGSWSLLPYLFATFMTSNIWYTTAFNVETGGFSNNVHCLARCICAVIAGSELVRLERDYRQKHSLSNGHISEPLDPEAPNYSSIDASIKSTMQLFIKFSAGIILDSWSESNRSHLVAKLIFLDQICEISPHISRSTLESHVPYTILRSIYSQYYSNSATPFAPISGSPRHSPAMSLAHASPSLRQPRGDSTPQSNTHDSGYPKPSSTHGQDQYEIDNFSMRSIDSRNRNVRRSGPLDYNLSRKSKFAEGSTSTSTGPSPLPRFVVSRSGPLSYK